A single region of the Actinoplanes sp. SE50/110 genome encodes:
- a CDS encoding glycogen/starch synthase, with translation MHIIETYFECGGFDHRFIQGGTSVYLWQLSRGLADLGHRVSIVTPAHGRLDDLRRLHEVEDLPGTDEYELPLVLDPRVWGERFPAQMDIALRTTAHRIRLAGVDLYFLSNELLDQLPDRFYPPYESKGVDLVFFKPLAYQVAAIRFIRSHFGDQRAIVHAHEPFYHYLMPAAFAADPAKHVVSTVQSNMPINKSVYRAEVARLLGFLGAPNALPADDPAGSRSPHTVAMSQYQQLTHLHYEYPPDHVRVYDLVAEHADRIDFLSPGHRDYYTCFADTPFAQLFATLPVSRTVRRNADKTFVGGCAVGDEWVTGELPPVDREKVLAGLGLDPDLPAFYHNARYAVNHKGQVELIRAVDRVLSGGVRASFIVRCLSDAGIADPLFHEVVARHPGRVNLEWHRVPEDQLREYARAADFCLFPSKFEMDTFLIAQGEAMAAGAVPIATAQLGMAHFGHVADPLTGPDAATATGFAVNRSFAEDDPLLVQGLTEQIRRAVTLWNEQPGQYRRLSANAVARAREFTWRRAAQAHEAAFAGVWAGRTPRLPVGDLLRFGWFDELPADAWTLHRDEIAEVALAHGDADAYLRCRPDDLDALAALFERAWARADFPACARTVELAEEHRQERVPQWRARLAGRGRIDRDGRLHYRPPSAERVELVLPDLAEPLRGTVTVTAMAPTGDTFTGQLPAGTRRADLLLTLSDGRTVWDEVTA, from the coding sequence ATGCACATCATCGAGACGTACTTCGAATGCGGCGGCTTCGACCACCGGTTCATCCAGGGCGGCACCTCGGTCTATCTCTGGCAGCTGTCGCGTGGCCTGGCCGACCTGGGACACCGGGTCTCCATCGTCACACCGGCGCACGGCCGCCTGGACGATCTGCGCCGGCTGCACGAGGTCGAGGACCTGCCCGGCACCGACGAGTACGAACTGCCGCTGGTGCTCGACCCGCGCGTGTGGGGCGAACGGTTCCCGGCCCAGATGGACATCGCCCTGCGGACCACCGCGCATCGGATCCGGCTGGCGGGCGTGGACCTGTACTTCCTCTCCAACGAACTGCTCGATCAGTTGCCGGACCGGTTCTATCCCCCGTACGAGAGCAAGGGGGTTGATCTGGTCTTCTTCAAGCCGCTCGCCTATCAGGTGGCGGCCATCCGGTTCATCAGGTCGCACTTCGGTGACCAGCGCGCGATCGTGCACGCACACGAGCCGTTCTACCACTACCTGATGCCGGCCGCCTTCGCCGCGGACCCGGCCAAACACGTGGTCAGCACGGTGCAGAGCAACATGCCGATCAACAAGTCGGTGTACCGGGCCGAGGTGGCGCGGCTGCTCGGCTTCCTCGGCGCCCCGAACGCGCTGCCCGCCGACGATCCGGCCGGCAGCCGTTCGCCGCACACCGTGGCGATGAGCCAGTACCAGCAGCTGACCCACCTGCACTACGAATACCCGCCGGACCACGTGCGGGTCTACGACCTGGTGGCCGAGCACGCCGACCGGATCGACTTCCTGTCGCCGGGGCACCGCGACTACTACACCTGCTTCGCCGACACCCCGTTCGCGCAGCTGTTCGCCACCCTGCCGGTGTCGCGGACGGTACGGCGCAACGCGGACAAGACGTTCGTCGGCGGCTGCGCCGTCGGTGACGAGTGGGTGACCGGCGAGCTGCCCCCGGTCGACCGGGAGAAGGTGCTGGCCGGGCTCGGCCTGGACCCGGACCTGCCGGCCTTCTACCACAACGCCCGGTACGCGGTCAACCACAAGGGGCAGGTCGAGCTGATCCGGGCCGTCGACCGGGTGCTGAGCGGCGGCGTGCGGGCCAGCTTCATCGTGCGCTGCCTCAGCGACGCCGGGATCGCCGACCCGCTCTTCCACGAGGTGGTGGCCCGCCACCCGGGCCGGGTGAATCTGGAGTGGCACCGGGTGCCGGAGGACCAGCTGCGGGAGTACGCCCGAGCCGCGGACTTCTGTCTCTTCCCGTCCAAGTTCGAGATGGACACCTTCCTGATCGCCCAGGGTGAGGCGATGGCTGCCGGTGCGGTACCGATCGCCACCGCCCAGCTGGGGATGGCGCACTTCGGTCACGTCGCCGACCCGCTGACCGGGCCGGACGCGGCGACGGCCACCGGATTCGCCGTCAACCGCTCGTTCGCCGAGGACGATCCGCTGCTGGTCCAGGGCCTGACCGAGCAGATCCGCCGGGCCGTCACGCTCTGGAACGAGCAGCCCGGCCAGTACCGCCGGTTGTCCGCCAACGCCGTCGCCCGGGCCCGCGAGTTCACCTGGCGGCGGGCGGCCCAGGCGCACGAGGCCGCGTTCGCCGGGGTGTGGGCCGGCCGTACCCCCCGCCTGCCGGTCGGTGACCTGCTGCGGTTCGGCTGGTTCGACGAGCTGCCCGCGGACGCCTGGACGCTGCACCGCGACGAGATCGCGGAGGTGGCCCTGGCCCACGGCGACGCCGACGCCTACCTGCGCTGCCGGCCCGACGACCTCGACGCCCTGGCGGCACTCTTCGAGCGGGCCTGGGCCCGGGCCGACTTCCCGGCCTGCGCGCGGACCGTAGAGCTGGCCGAGGAGCACCGGCAGGAGCGGGTGCCGCAGTGGCGGGCCCGGCTCGCCGGCCGCGGCCGCATCGACCGCGACGGTCGGCTGCACTACCGTCCGCCGTCCGCCGAACGGGTCGAACTGGTCTTGCCCGACCTGGCCGAACCCCTGCGCGGAACGGTCACCGTGACCGCGATGGCTCCGACCGGCGACACCTTCACCGGACAGCTGCCGGCCGGAACCCGGCGTGCCGACCTGCTGCTCACCCTCAGTGACGGGCGCACCGTCTGGGACGAGGTGACGGCATGA
- a CDS encoding aspartate aminotransferase family protein, protein MSRQADLLARESRHLAPGASEEAALGRRVFVEGRGATLRDADGVEYLDFAAGTLTQSLGHCHPEVVARLTEQAGKLWNVHDFATADRAALCELLAELLPDHLTTLAFFSTGAEVVEAALRTVQAVAEPGRNRVGALRHGFHGKTMGARMLVHWDVGDQSFAGNSVLGYAPYCYRCPLELSYPSCEVRCATLVRRHIAEKPNVSALFFEPVLGAAGVIVPPPGYWEQIAAACRDNGVLLVADEVLTGGGRTGTFLASEAIGVAPDLVTLAKGTASGFPFAVLAGRDEVLRHPRAGLAGSTASTYAGNPLGIAAAHATLSVISRDRLIEQVRDLGAVLADRLAEMHDRHPHLGDVRGIGLLHGLEFVHDRQSRRPAPEIARRVYTTALDAGLRTAIGGHIIRLAPPFVIDETELLRGLDLLDRAITEAGRVTA, encoded by the coding sequence GTGAGCAGGCAGGCCGACCTGCTCGCCCGGGAGTCGCGTCACCTGGCTCCGGGAGCCTCCGAAGAGGCGGCGCTCGGCCGGCGGGTGTTCGTCGAGGGCCGCGGCGCGACCCTGCGCGACGCCGACGGTGTGGAATACCTCGACTTCGCCGCCGGTACTTTGACCCAGTCACTCGGGCACTGCCACCCCGAGGTGGTGGCCCGGCTCACCGAACAGGCCGGGAAGCTGTGGAACGTCCACGACTTCGCGACCGCCGACCGCGCCGCGCTCTGCGAACTGCTCGCCGAACTGCTGCCCGACCACCTCACCACGCTCGCCTTCTTCTCGACCGGCGCCGAGGTGGTGGAGGCGGCACTGCGGACGGTCCAGGCCGTCGCCGAACCCGGCCGCAACCGGGTCGGGGCACTGCGGCACGGCTTCCACGGCAAGACGATGGGCGCCCGCATGCTGGTGCACTGGGACGTGGGGGACCAGTCGTTCGCCGGCAACAGCGTGCTGGGGTACGCCCCGTACTGCTACCGGTGCCCGCTGGAGCTGAGCTATCCGTCGTGCGAGGTCCGATGCGCCACCCTGGTACGCCGGCACATCGCCGAGAAACCCAACGTGAGCGCCCTGTTCTTCGAACCGGTGCTGGGCGCGGCCGGCGTGATCGTGCCGCCACCGGGCTACTGGGAGCAGATCGCGGCCGCGTGCCGGGACAACGGCGTACTGCTGGTCGCCGACGAGGTGCTCACCGGCGGCGGCCGGACCGGAACCTTTCTGGCCAGCGAGGCGATCGGGGTCGCCCCGGATCTGGTCACGTTGGCCAAGGGCACCGCGTCCGGTTTCCCGTTCGCCGTGCTCGCCGGGCGTGACGAGGTGCTGCGGCATCCCCGGGCCGGGCTCGCCGGATCGACCGCCTCCACCTACGCCGGCAACCCGCTCGGGATCGCCGCCGCCCACGCCACCCTCTCGGTGATCTCCCGCGACCGGCTGATCGAGCAGGTCCGGGACCTCGGCGCGGTGCTGGCCGACCGCCTGGCCGAGATGCACGACCGGCACCCGCACCTGGGCGACGTGCGCGGCATCGGCCTGCTGCACGGGCTCGAGTTCGTGCACGACCGGCAGAGCCGGCGGCCGGCCCCGGAGATCGCCCGGCGGGTCTACACCACCGCCCTCGACGCCGGTCTGCGCACCGCCATCGGCGGGCACATCATCCGGCTCGCGCCGCCGTTCGTCATCGACGAGACCGAGCTGCTGCGCGGCCTGGACCTGCTGGACCGGGCGATTACCGAGGCCGGGCGGGTGACGGCATGA
- a CDS encoding ABC transporter permease produces the protein MTVSTARRYLRLTAVLCGASLHRLTAYRMDFLIGAASFVIRIACQIALIGVIFQYVPALGGWTRQQALFLLGFSLLPRGLDRLFTDQLWILAWQLVRTGDFFRYLIRPVNPFYALLSERFLYPDGFGELATGIAIVVTAAGTMDLHLTVAQWLLLLPLVLGGALIHTFLKAFLASLSFWMTSSLNVMVAVNQLSEFTAYPLNLYHPVLRGVLTWVLPFAFTAYLPVRYLLTGDAGPLLWMLPVTTLTVLLGYGTFRLGLRRYEMPGS, from the coding sequence ATGACCGTCTCCACGGCGCGCCGGTACCTGCGCCTCACGGCGGTGCTGTGCGGGGCGAGCCTGCACCGGCTCACCGCGTACCGGATGGACTTCCTCATCGGGGCGGCCAGCTTCGTCATCCGGATCGCCTGCCAGATCGCCCTGATCGGGGTGATCTTCCAGTACGTTCCGGCGCTCGGCGGCTGGACCCGCCAGCAGGCGCTGTTCCTGCTCGGGTTCTCCCTGCTGCCCCGCGGGCTGGACCGGCTCTTCACCGACCAGCTGTGGATCCTGGCCTGGCAGCTGGTGCGCACCGGCGACTTCTTCCGCTACCTGATCCGGCCGGTGAACCCGTTCTACGCGCTGCTGTCCGAACGGTTCCTCTATCCGGACGGGTTCGGGGAGCTGGCCACCGGCATCGCCATCGTGGTCACCGCGGCCGGGACGATGGACCTGCACCTGACCGTGGCACAGTGGCTGCTGTTGCTGCCCCTGGTCCTCGGCGGCGCCCTGATCCACACCTTCCTCAAGGCGTTCCTGGCCTCCCTGTCGTTCTGGATGACCAGCAGCCTCAACGTGATGGTGGCGGTCAACCAGCTCAGCGAGTTCACCGCGTACCCGCTCAACCTCTACCACCCGGTGCTGCGCGGGGTGCTCACCTGGGTGCTGCCGTTCGCGTTCACCGCCTACCTACCGGTGCGCTACCTGCTCACCGGGGACGCCGGGCCGCTGCTGTGGATGCTGCCGGTCACCACGCTCACCGTCCTGCTGGGGTACGGCACCTTCCGGCTCGGGCTGCGGCGCTACGAGATGCCCGGCAGCTGA
- a CDS encoding ABC-2 family transporter protein, whose protein sequence is MIRAARRYAPFALAGLHAVTRYRSTIVLSALTAAAATSLQVFLWRAVYAGGPAPAGLPFAQLTSYIVLAQVLGMLHTNRIDEMIAGEVYRGDIAVSLVRPANYALSCLAVNLPTAALSALLAGAPVLAGFAMFASLPAPPPANLLLFAVALLLSVILAFEINFLVGLAAFVTTNTWGIRTIKNALVAFLAGQVVPLALFPDGVARLLRLLPFQGLIDSPLRLLLGGYSGGSGAAAILGVQALWAVLLYGVLALAWNRSLRRVEVLGG, encoded by the coding sequence ATGATCCGCGCCGCGCGCCGGTACGCGCCGTTCGCCCTCGCCGGACTGCACGCCGTCACCCGTTACCGCTCGACCATCGTCCTGAGCGCACTCACGGCGGCTGCGGCCACCTCGTTGCAGGTGTTCCTGTGGCGAGCCGTCTACGCCGGCGGACCGGCACCGGCCGGCCTCCCGTTCGCACAGCTCACCTCGTACATCGTGCTCGCGCAGGTGCTCGGGATGCTGCACACCAACCGGATCGACGAGATGATCGCCGGCGAGGTGTACCGCGGGGACATCGCGGTCTCCCTGGTACGCCCGGCGAACTACGCGCTCAGCTGTCTGGCGGTGAACCTGCCGACCGCCGCGCTCAGTGCGCTGCTGGCCGGCGCCCCGGTGCTCGCCGGTTTCGCGATGTTCGCGTCGCTGCCCGCTCCCCCGCCCGCCAACCTGCTGCTGTTCGCCGTCGCGCTGCTGCTCTCGGTGATCCTCGCCTTCGAGATCAACTTCCTGGTGGGTCTCGCCGCCTTCGTCACGACCAACACCTGGGGCATCCGTACGATCAAGAACGCGCTCGTCGCCTTCCTGGCCGGCCAGGTCGTCCCGCTCGCGCTGTTCCCGGACGGCGTGGCCCGGCTGCTGCGGCTGCTGCCGTTCCAGGGCCTGATCGACAGCCCGTTGCGGCTGCTGCTCGGCGGCTACTCCGGCGGTTCCGGCGCCGCTGCCATCCTCGGTGTCCAGGCGCTCTGGGCGGTACTGCTGTACGGCGTGCTGGCCCTGGCCTGGAACCGGTCGCTGCGCAGGGTGGAGGTGCTCGGCGGATGA
- a CDS encoding alpha-amylase family glycosyl hydrolase, which yields MRRLSAVLALGLVVPLLLAPPWRASAAPAGAAEPSAAALAHWGADRPAPAEQFYFVLPDRFADGNPKNDTGGLSGDRLSTGYDPTDKGFYHGGDIQGVIDKLDYIQGLGTTAIWLAPVFKNRPVQGTGAAASAGYHGYWVTDFTQVDPHFGTNADLKRLVQLAHRRGLKIYLDIIVNHTADVIQNEGGKSTYVDKADAPYRDSRGRPFEDHNYADGSRPFPKVNLQSFPYTPVFASPADATAKVPAWLNDPTMYHNRGNSLFSGENSEYGDHTGLDDLWTERPEVVRGMTEIYADWIRDADIDGYRMDTVKHSNIEFWQQFNPAIQQAARRAGKPGFFMFGEVFSADQEVESRYVRQGGLAASLDFSFQSAARTFVSGDTPATALADLYRHDDLYTARDTGAGRMPTFLGNHDIGRIGSFITTGGADRTSYLRRDQLAHELMFLTRGQPVVYSGDEQGFTGPGGDKDARQDMFASRTPDYLDDDLIGTDRTHASDNYDTGHPLYRTIAELGALRKANPALRDGVQITRYAAPGAGIFAFSRVDPVRRQEYLVAVNNATTAQTATVGTATPGSTFTGVYRAGGTAATGSDGKLTVTVPALSAVVYRGGSPIAVPSARPTVRISAPAAGASVPSRADLVADVTGDPLATVTFAAQAGSGPWTVIGTARQAPYQVHHDLTGLAGGVTVRYKAVVRDGRGRTASSTSSLRVGTPDTHVAPERMVVHYQRPAGDYGAWRLYAFGDIDASAQTTYPDGQPFAGQDEYGAFAWVRLKPGAKNAGFVVVDGNGVKDVQQDRFVDPGRQPEIWLKAGDATVYPSRQDATGRPDPQPDPKTAVLHYRRADGDYTGWGLHVWDGAAQPTEWTAPLAPSGRDAYGVTFRVPLADGATGVSYVLHAGDTKDQPTDQRIDFAAGREVWLLDGVAERLLPVTRRTAAGAGIDVTTSRAGWASRDTVVWNTGVGSTLQPVGGGTDGRVYELAYAPVGGITVVGGELAGAYRTLRLTAQRDGLTESQRVRFPKLWRYGAFRVADADRHRLATALRGQVVITERDASGKLLAATGVGAAGDLTG from the coding sequence ATGCGTCGCCTGTCCGCCGTGCTGGCGCTCGGCCTGGTGGTGCCCCTGCTGCTGGCGCCACCGTGGCGGGCGTCGGCCGCGCCGGCCGGCGCGGCCGAGCCGAGCGCCGCGGCCCTGGCCCATTGGGGAGCCGACCGGCCGGCACCCGCCGAACAGTTCTACTTCGTCCTGCCCGACCGGTTCGCCGACGGGAACCCGAAGAACGACACCGGCGGTCTCTCCGGCGACCGGCTCTCCACCGGGTACGACCCCACCGACAAGGGCTTCTACCACGGTGGGGACATCCAGGGGGTGATCGACAAGCTGGACTACATCCAGGGGCTCGGCACCACCGCCATCTGGCTGGCCCCGGTCTTCAAGAATCGGCCGGTGCAGGGGACCGGCGCCGCCGCCTCGGCCGGCTACCACGGTTACTGGGTCACCGACTTCACCCAGGTCGACCCGCACTTCGGCACCAACGCCGACCTCAAGCGCCTGGTGCAGCTGGCACACCGGCGGGGCCTGAAGATCTACCTGGACATCATCGTCAACCACACCGCCGACGTCATCCAGAACGAGGGCGGCAAGAGCACGTACGTGGACAAGGCCGACGCCCCGTACCGGGACAGCCGGGGCCGGCCGTTCGAGGACCACAACTACGCCGACGGCTCGCGGCCGTTCCCGAAGGTGAACCTGCAGTCGTTCCCGTACACGCCGGTCTTCGCCAGCCCCGCCGACGCCACGGCGAAGGTCCCGGCCTGGCTGAACGACCCGACCATGTACCACAACCGCGGCAATTCGCTGTTCAGTGGGGAGAACAGCGAGTACGGCGACCACACCGGCCTCGACGACCTGTGGACCGAGCGGCCCGAAGTGGTCCGCGGCATGACCGAGATCTACGCCGACTGGATCCGGGACGCCGACATCGACGGCTACCGGATGGACACCGTCAAGCACAGCAACATCGAGTTCTGGCAGCAGTTCAACCCGGCCATCCAGCAGGCCGCGCGACGGGCCGGCAAACCCGGCTTCTTCATGTTCGGCGAGGTCTTCAGCGCCGACCAGGAGGTGGAGAGCCGATACGTCCGGCAGGGCGGCCTGGCCGCGTCCCTGGACTTCTCCTTCCAGTCGGCGGCCCGCACGTTCGTCTCCGGTGACACGCCGGCCACCGCGCTGGCCGACCTTTACCGACACGACGACCTCTACACCGCCCGCGACACCGGGGCCGGCCGGATGCCCACCTTCCTCGGCAACCACGACATCGGCCGGATCGGCTCGTTCATCACCACCGGCGGCGCCGACCGGACCAGTTACCTGCGGCGCGACCAGCTGGCCCACGAGCTGATGTTCCTCACCCGCGGGCAGCCGGTGGTCTACTCCGGCGACGAGCAGGGCTTCACCGGGCCGGGCGGGGACAAAGACGCCCGGCAGGACATGTTCGCCAGCCGGACGCCGGACTACCTCGACGACGACCTGATCGGCACCGACCGGACCCACGCGAGCGACAACTACGACACCGGGCACCCGCTCTACCGCACCATCGCCGAGCTGGGCGCGCTGCGTAAGGCGAACCCGGCGCTACGCGACGGCGTGCAGATCACCCGGTACGCGGCGCCCGGCGCCGGCATCTTCGCGTTCTCCCGGGTCGACCCGGTCCGACGCCAGGAATACCTGGTCGCGGTCAACAACGCCACCACCGCACAGACGGCCACCGTCGGCACCGCCACGCCGGGCAGCACCTTCACCGGCGTCTACCGCGCGGGCGGTACCGCCGCCACCGGCTCCGACGGCAAGCTCACGGTGACCGTGCCCGCCCTGTCCGCGGTGGTCTACCGGGGCGGCAGCCCCATCGCGGTCCCGTCGGCCCGGCCCACCGTGCGGATCAGCGCACCGGCCGCGGGGGCGTCCGTGCCGTCGCGGGCCGATCTGGTCGCCGACGTCACCGGCGATCCGCTGGCCACGGTGACCTTCGCGGCGCAGGCCGGATCCGGCCCGTGGACCGTGATCGGCACCGCGCGGCAGGCCCCGTACCAGGTTCACCACGACCTGACCGGTCTGGCCGGCGGGGTCACCGTGAGGTACAAGGCGGTGGTCCGGGACGGTCGCGGACGTACCGCGAGCTCCACCTCGTCGCTGCGGGTCGGCACCCCGGACACCCACGTCGCGCCGGAGCGGATGGTGGTGCACTACCAGCGGCCCGCCGGTGACTACGGCGCCTGGCGGTTGTACGCCTTCGGCGACATCGACGCGTCCGCCCAGACCACCTACCCGGACGGGCAGCCGTTCGCCGGCCAGGACGAGTACGGCGCGTTCGCCTGGGTGAGACTCAAGCCCGGCGCCAAGAACGCCGGTTTCGTCGTGGTGGACGGCAACGGCGTCAAGGACGTCCAGCAGGACCGGTTCGTCGACCCGGGCCGACAACCGGAGATCTGGCTGAAAGCGGGCGACGCGACGGTGTACCCGTCCCGGCAGGACGCCACCGGCCGGCCCGACCCGCAACCGGACCCGAAGACCGCCGTCCTGCACTACCGGCGCGCCGACGGCGACTACACCGGATGGGGCCTGCACGTCTGGGACGGCGCGGCCCAGCCCACCGAGTGGACGGCGCCGCTGGCCCCGTCCGGGCGCGACGCCTACGGTGTCACGTTCCGGGTGCCGCTCGCCGACGGCGCCACTGGGGTCAGCTACGTCCTGCACGCCGGTGACACCAAGGACCAGCCGACCGATCAGCGGATCGACTTCGCCGCCGGCCGTGAGGTGTGGCTGCTCGACGGGGTGGCCGAGCGCCTGCTGCCGGTGACCCGCCGGACCGCGGCCGGCGCCGGGATCGATGTGACGACCTCGCGCGCCGGGTGGGCCAGCCGGGACACGGTGGTCTGGAACACCGGTGTGGGCAGCACCTTGCAGCCGGTCGGCGGTGGCACCGACGGGCGGGTGTACGAGCTGGCCTACGCCCCGGTCGGGGGGATCACCGTGGTCGGCGGGGAGCTGGCGGGGGCGTACCGGACCCTGCGGCTCACCGCGCAGCGTGACGGCCTGACCGAGAGCCAGCGAGTCCGGTTCCCGAAGCTGTGGCGGTACGGCGCCTTCCGCGTCGCCGACGCCGACCGGCACCGTCTCGCCACGGCGTTGCGCGGTCAGGTGGTGATCACCGAACGGGACGCCTCGGGCAAGCTGCTCGCGGCCACCGGTGTGGGCGCCGCCGGTGACCTCACCGGCTGA
- a CDS encoding ATP-binding cassette domain-containing protein: protein MPGYARHARPDGTTGMIVAEHLSKHFKRYRREPGLRGSLRTMFSARYDVVRAVDDISFEVPSGVKIAYIGANGAGKSTTIKLLTGIMRPTTGRVRVDGLDPHRQRTRVAGRIGVVFGQRSQLWWDLPVLDSFRILRHVYEVPQAVYDRNMRLFRDRLDLGALGNTPVRQLSLGQRMRAEIAASLLHDPAVVFLDEPTIGLDLVLKQAVRDLINHIHAELGTTVMLTSHDIGDITSICDQALVVDRGTIVHQGTMRDLLRSVDTRAVTFEYAAGSVSEAAALRIITEGLPEVDATPAESGRIRVEFPVDRWSARQVIAFLLDRFDLSDVLVPDADLETLLRRIYAGSRPEPVTAGDGA, encoded by the coding sequence ATGCCCGGGTACGCCCGGCATGCCCGGCCGGACGGCACGACCGGCATGATCGTCGCCGAGCACCTCAGCAAGCACTTCAAGCGCTACCGGCGCGAGCCGGGTCTGCGGGGCAGCCTGCGAACCATGTTCTCGGCCCGGTACGACGTGGTCCGGGCCGTCGACGACATCAGCTTCGAGGTCCCGTCCGGTGTCAAGATCGCCTACATCGGGGCGAACGGCGCGGGCAAGTCCACCACGATCAAACTCCTGACCGGCATCATGCGCCCGACCACCGGGCGGGTCCGGGTCGACGGCCTCGACCCGCACCGGCAGCGCACCCGGGTCGCCGGCCGGATCGGCGTGGTCTTCGGCCAGCGCAGCCAGCTCTGGTGGGATCTGCCGGTCCTCGACTCGTTCCGCATCCTGCGGCACGTCTACGAGGTGCCGCAGGCGGTGTACGACCGGAACATGCGCCTGTTCCGGGACCGGCTGGACCTCGGCGCCCTCGGCAACACCCCGGTCCGCCAGCTGAGCCTGGGCCAGCGCATGCGGGCCGAGATCGCCGCCTCGCTGCTGCACGACCCGGCCGTGGTCTTCCTCGACGAACCCACCATCGGCCTGGACCTGGTCCTCAAGCAGGCGGTCCGGGACCTGATCAACCACATCCACGCCGAACTGGGCACCACGGTCATGCTGACCAGCCACGACATCGGCGACATCACCAGCATCTGCGATCAGGCGCTGGTCGTGGACCGCGGGACGATCGTCCACCAGGGAACGATGCGGGACCTGCTGCGGTCGGTGGACACCCGGGCGGTCACCTTCGAGTACGCCGCCGGCAGCGTCTCCGAGGCCGCCGCGCTGCGCATCATCACCGAAGGACTGCCCGAGGTGGACGCCACTCCGGCCGAGTCCGGCCGGATCCGGGTCGAGTTCCCGGTGGACCGCTGGTCGGCCCGGCAGGTGATCGCCTTCCTGCTGGACCGGTTCGACCTGAGCGACGTGCTGGTGCCGGACGCCGATCTGGAGACACTGCTGCGCCGCATCTACGCCGGGTCGCGCCCGGAGCCGGTCACCGCCGGGGACGGCGCATGA
- a CDS encoding 1-epi-valienol-7-phosphate 1-kinase → MTPRPVSTIDVSLASLLRTADWPHEDLRGPGGVRILDEAILGPSRLLIVAAERNPESRYFVAVLRHDPSREAVGDAAHDRAVVQAMRERLALPTAAGHLIVFDGDPAPFRATRPFDPGWSTNALSLADLDGTLHIHKAYRLVSAATREPHLLRLMHRGGRTQRWAGDYHYVEQPSGRRYPLGLLYAYAEGDSLDLPLRHSIRSMWPALLGGTEPAGAVTAAQRSIAGELPGVGRFLRDFHTELAQRLEPAPTFPVNAYLRETAERVAALGCRISADERYPRPVREAVVAALTGELDQATTSAVRVPWPAGPSHGDLHLSHILRRQTPDGWRLCVIDLSTPAPDPADPLGAAQSPWQDLVALLRGLEIFTADEFVHQAALRLGADQDDTCRTVLLISAGQTPDTPGWTGSRLTALRRMHDAASVWAGQVRRMLLSGYADGGEAAEEHPAWRIFRLRRLLHELDYAYAHDQHYHAAINLRHVLQTYRPPVTGES, encoded by the coding sequence ATGACACCCCGGCCGGTCAGCACGATCGACGTGAGCCTCGCCAGCCTGCTGCGCACCGCCGACTGGCCGCACGAGGATCTGCGCGGTCCCGGCGGGGTGCGGATCCTCGACGAGGCGATCCTCGGCCCGTCCCGGTTGCTGATCGTCGCGGCCGAACGGAACCCCGAGAGCCGCTACTTCGTCGCCGTTCTGCGCCACGATCCGTCCCGGGAGGCCGTCGGCGACGCCGCCCACGACCGGGCCGTGGTCCAGGCGATGCGCGAGCGGCTGGCACTACCCACCGCAGCCGGCCATCTGATCGTCTTCGACGGTGACCCCGCGCCGTTCCGAGCCACCCGGCCGTTCGACCCCGGGTGGTCGACCAACGCCCTGTCGCTGGCCGATCTGGACGGGACACTGCACATCCACAAGGCGTACCGGCTGGTGTCGGCCGCCACCCGGGAACCGCATCTGCTGCGGCTGATGCATCGCGGCGGCCGTACCCAGCGATGGGCCGGCGACTACCACTACGTGGAGCAGCCCTCCGGGCGCCGCTACCCGCTGGGCCTGCTCTACGCCTATGCCGAAGGCGACAGCCTCGACCTGCCGCTGCGGCACAGCATCCGGTCGATGTGGCCGGCGCTGCTGGGCGGCACCGAACCGGCCGGCGCGGTGACGGCCGCGCAGCGGTCCATCGCGGGCGAGCTGCCCGGCGTCGGCCGGTTCCTCCGCGACTTCCATACCGAACTGGCGCAGCGGCTGGAACCCGCGCCGACGTTCCCGGTGAACGCCTACCTGCGGGAGACCGCCGAGCGGGTGGCGGCGCTGGGGTGCCGGATCAGCGCCGACGAACGTTACCCCCGGCCGGTGCGCGAGGCGGTCGTCGCCGCCCTGACCGGCGAACTGGACCAGGCCACCACCAGCGCGGTGCGGGTGCCGTGGCCGGCCGGCCCGTCGCACGGCGACCTGCACCTGTCGCACATCCTGCGCCGGCAGACACCGGACGGCTGGCGGCTGTGTGTGATCGACCTGTCCACGCCCGCCCCCGACCCGGCCGACCCGCTCGGCGCCGCCCAGTCACCGTGGCAGGACCTGGTGGCGCTGCTGCGCGGGCTGGAGATCTTCACCGCCGACGAGTTCGTGCACCAGGCGGCCCTGCGGCTCGGCGCCGACCAGGACGACACCTGCCGGACCGTGCTGCTGATCAGTGCCGGGCAGACCCCGGACACGCCGGGTTGGACCGGGTCCCGGCTCACCGCGCTGCGGCGGATGCACGACGCGGCGTCGGTGTGGGCCGGACAGGTCCGCCGGATGCTGCTGTCCGGTTATGCCGACGGCGGCGAGGCGGCCGAGGAGCACCCCGCCTGGCGGATCTTCCGGCTCCGCCGTCTGTTGCACGAACTGGACTACGCGTACGCCCACGACCAGCACTACCACGCGGCGATCAACCTTCGACACGTCCTCCAGACCTACCGGCCGCCGGTCACCGGGGAGAGCTGA